Proteins from a single region of Arctopsyche grandis isolate Sample6627 chromosome 1, ASM5162203v2, whole genome shotgun sequence:
- the LOC143916448 gene encoding uncharacterized protein LOC143916448 encodes MRGSNLKKRIKKTLITTTEAPQPGCSQTAQMETEWQFPKHTAKNVKDVAPEFKIQEKNKFEGLLEVSDVPRSGGRIPPIIMTATGTHGSMIESIKKFIKDFTMTYIGQNNVKIQCKSLEDFKKLRDGLTPDRQFHTFSRKEEKEIKSVVRGLPKLPEADIKDDIIRQGFPVTKVIQMKTKEPRSNATELYLVFFEPSVSAKKIKEIRYICYTKVSVVKYTSKSQNITQCFRCQEYGHAAKNCNRQAKCVKCAGTHLTAQCNKGIVTPAVCSGCSGSHPANFKDCPKRQSYLKMLESRKNRASIVKANPWKLPVAQPQNIPVVNDHNFPKLPTIKTPSPNIPNIPKKPHQPTNPNIQPTTDLTSMASMTKMLKILQEIRAKASGCTDKLELALMLVEYLDVFD; translated from the coding sequence atgcgaggatccaacctgaaaaagcgaattaagaagacactgataactacaaccgaagctcctcaaccaggctgctctcagaccgctcagatggagaccgagtggcagtttccaaaacatacggcaaagaacgtgaaagatgttgctcctgaatttaaaattcaggagaaaaacaaatttgaagggctcttggaagtttccgatgtccccagaagcggtggaagaatcccgcccatcatcatgacagctactggcactcacggcagcatgatcgagtcgatcaagaagtttataaaagacttcacaatgacttacattggtcaaaataatgtcaagatacaatgtaaaagtcttgaagactttaaaaaacttcgggatggattgacaccagaccgacaattccataccttttccaggaaggaggaaaaggaaataaaaagtgtcgtacgtggcttgccgaaattgccggaagctgatattaaagatgacatcatcagacagggattccctgtaaccaaagtcatacagatgaagacgaaggagcctaggagcaacgccaccgagctatacttggtgttcttcgagccatcggtatcggcaaagaagattaaagaaatccggtacatctgttacacaaaggtcagtgtcgttaaatatactagtaaatcacaaaatattactcaatgtttcagatgccaagaatatggacacgctgcgaaaaactgcaatcggcaggccaagtgcgtcaaatgtgccggcactcacctcaccgcacaatgcaataaaggaatagttacccctgctgtctgctcaggctgttcaggatctcaccccgctaacttcaaagactgtccaaaaagacagagctatctgaaaatgctggaatcgaggaagaatcgagcatcaattgtcaaagcaaacccttggaaactcccagtggcgcagccacaaaatatcccggtcgttaacgatcataacttcccaaagctaccgaccattaaaactccttcaccaaatatcccaaatatccctaaaaaaccccaccaaccaaccaatcccaacattcaaccaacaacagacctaacttccatggcgtctatgacgaagatgttgaagatcctccaggagattcgtgccaaggccagcggttgcaccgacaaactagagctggcactcatgcttgtcgaatatctcgatgtctttgattaa
- the LOC143912963 gene encoding zonadhesin-like → MDGQGYIRRLVQIEMGSRVGNQNEVVSQCANLECQNSCKNPTAASSCSSANCVSGCVCAAGFLRSALHKCVRPENCENLEFKHTCSRANEVFSSCGDNGCERSCTRLNVAGCIQSCGTPACVCAEGFVRNSAGSCVLPSTCPPSPTCPGPNQVFSACGNDSCQRTCNRLVVTACNPICSPAACVCAPGFVRDSTGQCILPSTCPPASCNLPNEVFSTCGNNGCQRSCNRLDVTNCIPVCSTPGCICDVGFVRNSAGFCVIQTTCPPLPCSGTNEVFSFCGNDGCQRTCNRLDVSACNPVCGAPSCICAAGFVKNSASVCVAPASCTTVCTRANEFFSNCGNDGCQGTCSSPTPAGCVPICITGGGCICQTGFVRNAAGDCILPSTCLCGNDGCQPTCTTPTSPTCMSNCVAGGGCVCQSGFVINPTGNCVLPASCPAACPGPNQVFSSCGNDGCQPTCTRPNPVGCTGRCVVGGGCICQTGFVMNLAGACVNPSTCATTCPGANQVFSACGNDGCQATCTTPVAAGCVRNCVAGGGCICQAGFVKDANGNCIVPATCPATSTCPKANEMFSACGNDGCQATCTTPASPTCMGTCVAGGGCICRAGFVKNSLDSCVLPAACPPTTCPANQVFSNCGEDNCQRSCTRLTVPANCVSMCTTPGCICAAGFVKNALGACVPPASCLLSRVNIRTSDLNGNKNAHRDTRRPMTVTCPANEVWSFCGNDGCQRMCSRLDVSGCTPVCGPSACVCASGFVRNSATGACVAPSTCPAPVCTGANEQLSACGNDGCQRTCAKPDITGCRPICSTPSCVCVIGFVRNVAGACVLPAACPTTCTALNEVFSACGNNVCQATCAQAATATCTGCNAGCICGTGFLRNSVGVCVASASCNTCPTGETSRTCGMNVCEGTCATPNLPSSGATCTTVGACSTKCFCNTGLVRNGAGVCVSSTAC, encoded by the exons ATGGATGGACAGGGATATATTCGAAGATTGGTTCAAATAGAAATGGGTTCCAGAG TCGGAAATCAAAACGAGGTTGTCTCACAGTGTGCAAATCTCGAATGCCAAAACTCTTGCAAGAATCCAACTGCAGCGTCGTCCTGCTCATCTGCAAACTGCGTCTCTGGATGTGTCTGCGCTGCAGGTTTTCTCAGAAGTGCATTGCATAAATGTGTCCGCCCGGAAAATTGCGAAAATTTAg AATTCAAGCACACTTGCTCGAGAGCTAACGAAGTATTCTCTTCCTGTGGCGACAATGGTTGTGAACGGTCCTGTACTAGATTGAACGTGGCCGGTTGCATACAATCCTGTGGTACTCCAGCTTGCGTTTGCGCTGAAGGATTTGTGAGGAATTCTGCTGGTTCATGCGTATTGCCATCGACGTGTC ccCCATCTCCAACTTGCCCAGGACCAAATCAAGTGTTTTCAGCATGTGGAAACGACAGTTGTCAACGAACTTGCAATAGGTTGGTCGTGACAGCATGCAATCCAATTTGTTCCCCGGCAGCTTGCGTTTGCGCTCCTGGGTTTGTCAGAGATTCAACTGGACAGTGCATATTACCATCAACATGTC CTCCAGCCTCGTGTAATTTACCGAACGAGGTGTTCTCCACTTGCGGCAACAACGGTTGTCAAAGATCGTGCAATAGGTTGGATGTGACCAATTGCATTCCAGTATGCAGTACACCAGGATGCATATGTGATGTCGGATTTGTCAGGAATTCAGCAGGATTTTGTGTGATACAAACGACGTGTC CTCCACTTCCCTGCTCTGGAACAAATGAAGTCTTCTCTTTCTGTGGAAATGATGGGTGCCAAAGGACTTGTAATAGGTTAGATGTTAGTGCATGCAACCCAGTATGCGGTGCGCCATCTTGTATTTGTGCAGCAGGATTTGTTAAAAATTCAGCTTCAGTATGCGTAGCTCCGGCGTCATGCA CCACGGTCTGCACAAGGGCAAATGAATTTTTCTCAAATTGTGGCAACGACGGCTGTCAAGGAACATGCTCATCGCCAACTCCAGCAGGATGCGTGCCTATCTGTATAACCGGTGGTGGTTGCATTTGTCAGACAGGATTCGTTAGAAATGCAGCTGGAGATTGCATCCTGCCATCAACTTGTC TTTGTGGCAATGATGGTTGTCAACCTACTTGCACGACACCAACTTCACCTACGTGTATGTCTAATTGCGTTGCAGGCGGTGGTTGCGTTTGTCAGTCAGGATTTGTTATAAATCCAACTGGAAATTGCGTCTTACCAGCTTCGTGTC CTGCAGCATGCCCAGGACCAAATCAAGTGTTTTCAAGCTGTGGAAATGATGGTTGTCAACCGACATGCACAAGGCCAAACCCAGTTGGATGCACAGGTCGCTGTGTCGTTGGTGGTGGTTGCATATGTCAGACAGGATTCGTTATGAATTTAGCTGGAGCTTGCGTCAATCCATCCACTTGTG CCACAACATGCCCAGGGGCAAACCAAGTGTTTTCAGCTTGTGGAAACGATGGTTGTCAAGCCACATGCACAACACCAGTCGCAGCTGGATGCGTGCGTAACTGTGTTGCTGGTGGTGGCTGCATTTGTCAAGCAGGGTTTGTCAAagatgcaaatggaaattgcatTGTTCCAGCAACTTGTC CTGCAACCTCAACATGTCCAAAGGCTAACGAAATGTTCTCAGCTTGTGGAAATGATGGTTGTCAAGCTACTTGCACAACACCAGCATCACCAACATGCATGGGTACTTGTGTTGCTGGTGGTGGTTGCATCTGTAGGGCCGGATTCGTTAAAAATTCACTCGATTCATGTGTACTTCCTGCTGCATGTC CTCCAACTACATGTCCTGCAAATCAAGTGTTTTCTAATTGTGGCGAAGACAATTGTCAAAGATCGTGTACCAGATTGACTGTCCCTGCTAATTGCGTTTCAATGTGCACAACACCAGGTTGTATATGTGCTGCAGGATTTGTTAAAAATGCATTAGGAGCTTGCGTACCACCAGCTTCATGTC TTTTAAGCCGCGTCAACATTAGAACATCGGACTTGAATGGAAACAAAAACGCACACCGAGACACACGGAGACCAATGA cTGTCACATGCCCAGCTAATGAGGTTTGGTCATTCTGTGGTAACGATGGCTGTCAAAGGATGTGCTCTAGGTTGGATGTCAGTGGTTGTACACCAGTGTGCGGCCCTTCTGCTTGTGTTTGTGCAAGTGGATTTGTTAGGAACAGCGCTACGGGAGCGTGTGTAGCACCATCAACCTGTC CTGCTCCGGTATGCACGGGAGCTAATGAACAGTTATCGGCGTGTGGGAACGACGGCTGTCAACGAACTTGCGCGAAGCCTGATATCACTGGTTGCAGGCCTATTTGCTCGACTCCAAGTTGTGTTTGTGTAATAGGATTTGTCAGGAATGTGGCTGGAGCTTGCGTGTTACCCGCTGCCTGTC CAACTACTTGTACTGCATTAAATGAAGTGTTTTCGGCTTGTGGCAATAACGTGTGCCAGGCTACATGCGCCCAAGCAGCAACTGCAACTTGCACTGGTTGCAATGCAGGTTGCATTTGTGGCACAGGCTTCTTGAGGAACTCAGTGGGAGTGTGCGTGGCATCAGCAAGTTGCA ATACTTGTCCAACGGGAGAGACGTCGCGAACTTGCGGCATGAATGTATGTGAAGGAACTTGTGCAACGCCAAATTTGCCATCATCCGGTGCCACTTGCACCACAGTTGGCGCTTGCTCTACCAAATGTTTCTGCAATACTGGCCTCGTGAGAAACGGAGCTGGAGTTTGTGTGAGTTCAACGGCTTGTTAG